In Streptomyces sp. SN-593, a single genomic region encodes these proteins:
- a CDS encoding spermidine synthase translates to MARQRRSTAESRTVPVGGGPAELRPDRERPRAWTLLVGGAPQSHVDLADPAHLDFAYQRRLGHVVDLAAPPGRPLRVLHLGGGALSLARYTAHTRPRSTQQVVEIDTALTELVRAELPWDRSWRIKVRGGDAREGLAKVPDGWADLLIADVFAAARTPAHLTSAEFLADVRRALDPAGLYAANLTDGGSLAFVRGQVATVRAAFTDTAVAADPAVLRGRRFGNLILLAADRPLPVAELTRRVATDPHPGRVEHGRALADFTAGAPVVTDATADASPPPPAHVFD, encoded by the coding sequence ATGGCACGTCAACGGCGCAGCACCGCGGAGTCCCGCACCGTCCCCGTGGGCGGCGGGCCCGCCGAGCTGCGGCCGGACCGCGAGCGGCCGCGGGCCTGGACCCTGCTGGTGGGCGGTGCCCCGCAGTCCCACGTCGACCTCGCCGACCCGGCGCACCTCGACTTCGCCTACCAGCGCAGGCTCGGCCACGTCGTCGACCTGGCGGCGCCGCCCGGCCGGCCGCTGCGGGTGCTGCACCTCGGCGGCGGCGCGCTGAGCCTGGCCCGCTACACCGCGCACACCCGGCCGCGCTCGACCCAGCAGGTCGTGGAGATCGACACGGCGCTGACCGAGCTGGTCCGGGCGGAACTGCCCTGGGACCGCTCCTGGCGGATCAAGGTGCGCGGCGGGGACGCGCGGGAGGGCCTGGCGAAGGTCCCCGACGGCTGGGCCGACCTGCTGATCGCCGACGTCTTCGCGGCCGCCCGCACCCCCGCGCACCTCACCAGCGCCGAGTTCCTCGCCGACGTGCGCCGCGCCCTCGACCCGGCGGGCCTGTACGCCGCCAACCTCACCGACGGCGGGTCGCTCGCCTTCGTCCGCGGCCAAGTGGCCACCGTCCGGGCCGCGTTCACCGACACCGCGGTCGCCGCGGACCCGGCGGTGCTGCGCGGCCGGCGCTTCGGCAACCTGATCCTCCTGGCCGCCGACCGGCCGCTGCCCGTCGCCGAACTCACCCGGCGGGTGGCCACCGACCCCCATCCCGGCCGGGTCGAACACGGCCGCGCCCTGGCCGACTTCACCGCCGGGGCACCCGTCGTCACCGATGCCACCGCCGATGCCTCGCCGCCTCCTCCCGCGCACGTCTTCGACTGA
- a CDS encoding beta-ketoacyl synthase N-terminal-like domain-containing protein has translation MSGSGSGRGAAVVTGIGVVAPNGVGTEAFWKAVQQGGSVLGPVRREGCDRLPLKVAGQVADGFDPAGLVEDRFLVQTDRFSHFAMAAAELALSEAHLASDPDAPFSVGVVTAAGSGGGEFGQRELQQLWGSGPQFVGPYQSIAWFYAASTGQISIRGGFRGPCGVLADDEAGGLDAFAHASRTIRRGTDAMVVGATEAPLAPYSVVCQLGYDALSLADDPRHAYLPFTDDARGFSPAEGGAMFVVEEEAAARRRGARVRAVVAGHAATFTGTGGWRDSREGLARAARGALEEAGCAPEEVDVVFADALGVPEADQAEALAIADALGPRAATVPVTAPKTGFGRAYSAASALDAAAAVLALEHGVVPPTPNVAEVRHDLDVVTGEARVTPLRTALVLSRGLMGCNAALVLRAPDPARSPH, from the coding sequence ATGAGCGGGTCCGGCAGCGGACGCGGGGCCGCGGTGGTGACCGGAATCGGCGTGGTCGCGCCGAACGGCGTCGGTACCGAGGCGTTCTGGAAGGCGGTGCAGCAGGGCGGTTCGGTGCTCGGCCCGGTCCGCCGGGAAGGCTGCGATCGGCTGCCGCTGAAGGTCGCCGGCCAGGTGGCGGACGGCTTCGATCCGGCCGGGCTGGTCGAGGACCGCTTCCTCGTGCAGACCGACCGGTTCAGCCACTTCGCCATGGCCGCCGCCGAACTCGCCCTGTCCGAGGCACACCTGGCATCCGACCCGGACGCCCCGTTCTCGGTCGGCGTGGTCACCGCGGCCGGCTCCGGCGGCGGCGAGTTCGGCCAGCGCGAGCTCCAGCAACTGTGGGGCAGCGGGCCGCAGTTCGTGGGCCCGTACCAGTCCATCGCCTGGTTCTACGCGGCCAGCACCGGCCAGATCTCGATCCGCGGCGGGTTCCGCGGCCCGTGCGGGGTGCTGGCCGACGACGAGGCGGGCGGCCTGGACGCGTTCGCGCACGCGAGCCGGACCATCCGGCGCGGCACCGACGCGATGGTGGTCGGCGCCACCGAGGCCCCGCTCGCGCCGTACTCCGTGGTGTGCCAGCTCGGCTACGACGCGCTGAGCCTGGCCGACGACCCGCGGCACGCCTACCTGCCGTTCACCGACGACGCCCGCGGCTTCTCCCCCGCCGAGGGCGGCGCGATGTTCGTGGTCGAGGAGGAGGCGGCGGCCCGCCGGCGCGGCGCGCGGGTGCGGGCGGTGGTCGCCGGCCACGCGGCGACCTTCACCGGCACCGGCGGCTGGCGGGACTCCCGGGAGGGGCTGGCGCGCGCCGCGCGGGGCGCGCTGGAGGAGGCCGGCTGCGCGCCGGAGGAGGTGGACGTCGTCTTCGCCGACGCGCTCGGGGTGCCCGAGGCCGACCAGGCCGAGGCGCTGGCCATCGCCGACGCGCTCGGCCCGCGCGCGGCGACAGTCCCGGTCACCGCCCCCAAGACCGGCTTCGGCCGGGCCTACTCCGCCGCCTCGGCGCTGGACGCCGCCGCGGCGGTGCTCGCCCTCGAACACGGCGTGGTGCCCCCCACCCCGAACGTGGCCGAGGTCCGGCACGACCTCGACGTGGTCACCGGCGAGGCCCGTGTCACGCCGCTGCGCACCGCCCTGGTGCTCAGCCGCGGGCTGATGGGGTGCAACGCGGCCCTGGTGCTGCGCGCGCCCGACCCGGCCCGATCCCCCCACTGA
- a CDS encoding acyl carrier protein, protein MNDRKNAAADGPVTFDELADLMKNRAGLAVDPAQLAADPATTFEEFNLDSLGLLGIVAELEKRYDRRIGDDAETCKTPHAFLATVNSQLNAAAA, encoded by the coding sequence ATGAACGACCGGAAGAACGCGGCCGCGGACGGCCCCGTCACCTTCGACGAGCTGGCCGACCTGATGAAGAACCGGGCGGGCCTGGCGGTGGACCCGGCGCAGCTCGCCGCCGACCCGGCGACGACGTTCGAGGAGTTCAACCTCGACTCGCTGGGGCTGCTGGGCATCGTGGCCGAGCTGGAGAAGCGCTACGACCGCAGGATCGGCGACGACGCGGAGACCTGCAAGACCCCGCACGCGTTCCTGGCGACCGTCAACTCCCAGCTGAACGCGGCCGCGGCCTGA
- a CDS encoding histidine phosphatase family protein: MAPRILLVRHGQTEWSRTGRHTGRTDVPLTGEGRRTALLLGERLAAAPWNGLPDAEVRTSPLLRAAATAELAGFGRAKEWDTLVEWDYGRYEGLTPAQLQELRPGFHIWRDGAPGGETLAEVAERADEVIGWARSAPRDVLVFAHGHFLRVLGARWLGFDPSFAAALRLDPASLSVLGWAYGAPALERWNDTAHLE; this comes from the coding sequence GTGGCGCCGCGTATCCTCCTGGTCCGGCACGGGCAGACCGAGTGGTCGCGCACCGGGCGGCACACCGGCCGTACCGACGTGCCGCTGACCGGCGAGGGACGGCGCACCGCGCTGCTGCTCGGCGAGCGGCTCGCCGCCGCCCCCTGGAACGGCCTGCCCGACGCCGAGGTGCGCACCTCGCCCCTGCTGCGCGCCGCCGCGACCGCCGAACTCGCCGGGTTCGGCCGCGCCAAGGAGTGGGACACGCTGGTCGAGTGGGACTACGGGCGCTACGAGGGCCTGACCCCCGCCCAGCTCCAGGAACTGCGGCCGGGCTTCCACATCTGGCGCGACGGGGCGCCCGGCGGCGAGACGCTGGCCGAGGTCGCCGAGCGCGCGGACGAGGTGATCGGGTGGGCCCGCTCGGCCCCGCGCGACGTGCTGGTCTTCGCGCACGGCCACTTCCTGCGGGTGCTGGGCGCGCGCTGGCTCGGCTTCGACCCGTCCTTCGCGGCGGCGCTGCGCCTGGACCCGGCCTCGCTGTCGGTCCTCGGCTGGGCGTACGGAGCGCCGGCGCTGGAGCGGTGGAACGACACGGCGCACCTGGAGTAG
- a CDS encoding TcmI family type II polyketide cyclase gives MHRSLIVARMKPDAAAAVAEEFAASDRGDLPGLIGVTGRSLFRFHDDLYLHLIEAERPPGPEVARHTGHPEFRRISEALAPYVSAYDPVTWREPKDAMAQEFYRWDRV, from the coding sequence ATGCACCGCAGCCTCATCGTGGCCCGGATGAAACCGGACGCCGCGGCCGCCGTCGCCGAGGAGTTCGCCGCCTCGGACCGGGGTGACCTGCCCGGGCTGATCGGCGTCACCGGGCGCAGCCTCTTCCGGTTCCACGACGACCTCTACCTGCACCTGATCGAGGCCGAACGGCCGCCGGGTCCCGAGGTCGCCAGGCACACCGGCCATCCGGAGTTCCGCCGGATCAGCGAGGCGCTGGCCCCCTACGTCTCGGCGTACGACCCGGTGACCTGGCGCGAGCCCAAGGACGCGATGGCCCAGGAGTTCTACCGCTGGGACCGCGTCTGA
- a CDS encoding SRPBCC family protein has product MAAPTAGHTENAITIAAPVDLTWDLTNDLESWPQLFSEYAAVEVMERDGDRVTFRLTMHPDENGTVWSWVSERVMDRSTLTVRARRVETGPFEHMDIRWEYAEVPGGTSMRWVQDFAMKPTAPVDDAAMTDRINRNSVIQMERIRERVEKQAAERGLSAMPPRTAEGA; this is encoded by the coding sequence ATGGCAGCACCGACCGCAGGGCACACCGAGAACGCCATCACCATCGCCGCCCCGGTGGACCTGACCTGGGACCTCACCAACGACCTGGAGAGCTGGCCGCAACTGTTCAGCGAGTACGCCGCCGTGGAGGTCATGGAGCGCGACGGCGACCGGGTCACCTTCCGGCTGACCATGCACCCCGACGAGAACGGCACCGTGTGGAGCTGGGTCTCCGAGCGGGTGATGGACCGCAGCACCCTGACCGTGCGCGCCCGGCGGGTGGAGACCGGCCCGTTCGAGCACATGGACATCCGCTGGGAGTACGCCGAGGTGCCCGGCGGCACCTCGATGCGGTGGGTGCAGGACTTCGCGATGAAGCCGACCGCCCCGGTCGACGACGCGGCCATGACCGACCGCATCAACCGCAACTCCGTGATCCAGATGGAGCGCATCCGCGAGCGCGTGGAGAAGCAGGCCGCCGAGCGCGGGCTGTCCGCGATGCCGCCGCGCACCGCCGAGGGGGCGTGA
- a CDS encoding right-handed parallel beta-helix repeat-containing protein, protein MKRMVAGATVAAATVAAVGVAGAPARAAAVRVVHPGESIQAAVDAAAPGDTVLVLPGTYRGSVQITTPDLTLRGTGAGSTVLAPATAASDPQSTTDPAAATPAAPAPATAPAPSTAGARTGAAACAAAGDGLCVTGASGVRVESLTVTGFAKYGLWATSADGLTVHRVRADANGQYGIGQEKSARSHFTGNEARGNGEAGLFVANTVFEEGGATDAQGTEIRGNALDGNHMGLVVRRLRHVTVAANTISGNCAGVFLVGDENTPRAGEITVTGNTVDANNAYCPATARLPYVQGSGIVLTGVENTLISGNEVNGNVGESPLSGGVVLFPSFTGGPDSGNTVRNNTLLDNGPADLADRDHGTGNTFTANHCQVSLPAGHC, encoded by the coding sequence ATGAAGCGCATGGTCGCGGGAGCGACGGTGGCAGCCGCGACGGTGGCGGCGGTGGGTGTCGCGGGAGCGCCCGCGCGGGCGGCGGCGGTACGGGTGGTGCACCCGGGGGAGTCGATCCAGGCGGCCGTGGACGCGGCCGCGCCGGGCGACACCGTCCTGGTGCTGCCGGGCACGTACCGGGGCAGCGTGCAGATCACCACGCCGGACCTGACGCTGCGCGGCACCGGCGCGGGCAGCACCGTACTGGCCCCGGCCACCGCGGCCTCCGACCCGCAGAGCACGACGGACCCGGCCGCCGCGACCCCCGCCGCCCCCGCCCCCGCGACCGCCCCCGCTCCCTCGACCGCCGGTGCGCGGACGGGCGCGGCCGCGTGCGCCGCCGCCGGCGACGGACTCTGCGTCACCGGCGCGTCCGGCGTGCGCGTCGAGTCCCTGACCGTCACCGGCTTCGCGAAGTACGGCCTGTGGGCCACCTCCGCCGACGGCCTCACCGTCCACCGGGTCCGTGCCGACGCCAACGGCCAGTACGGCATCGGCCAGGAGAAGTCGGCCCGTTCGCACTTCACCGGCAACGAGGCACGCGGCAACGGCGAGGCGGGCCTGTTCGTCGCGAACACCGTCTTCGAGGAGGGCGGCGCCACCGACGCCCAGGGCACCGAGATCCGCGGAAACGCGCTCGACGGCAACCACATGGGCCTGGTCGTGCGCCGGCTGCGGCACGTCACCGTGGCCGCCAACACGATCTCCGGGAACTGCGCCGGCGTCTTCCTCGTCGGCGACGAGAACACCCCGCGCGCCGGCGAGATCACGGTCACCGGCAACACCGTCGACGCGAACAACGCCTACTGCCCGGCAACCGCCCGCCTGCCCTACGTCCAGGGCTCCGGCATCGTGCTGACCGGCGTCGAGAACACCCTGATCAGCGGCAACGAGGTCAACGGGAACGTCGGCGAGTCGCCGCTGTCCGGCGGCGTCGTGCTCTTCCCGAGCTTCACCGGGGGGCCCGACTCCGGCAACACCGTGCGGAACAACACGCTGCTGGACAACGGCCCCGCCGACCTCGCCGACCGCGACCACGGCACCGGCAACACCTTCACCGCGAACCACTGCCAGGTCTCCCTCCCCGCGGGCCACTGCTGA
- a CDS encoding sensor histidine kinase: protein MRWALIRVSLAVTAMVVLAFAVPLGLVVRELARDRALTNAERQAAAVAPALAITTDRAELARAVATAQAGGENRIALRIPATAHAAAVDLGRHRAPRSALDSASAHGEAATVRVPGGYALLRPTAVPTGTIAVVEVFVPEADVTRGVATAWLVLAAVGVGLMAGSAVVADRLGSRTIRPAVRLAGAARRLGEGDLAVRVPEAGPDELRSAAAAFNAMADQVVQLLANERELAADLSHRLRTPLTVLRLNTASLGGSPAAEHTRAAVAQLEREVDQIIRTARGHRSGAGVPAGCDAAEVVRERMAFWSALAEDENREVRTAGADRPVRVPVARADLAAALDAMLGNVFRHTPEGTALAVDVHEFEGAVILLVSDAGPGVADPAAALRRGHGAGGPGSTGLGLDIVRRVAESTGGDLAVGRSVLGGTEVRVRLARSLPVPAPRPTHRRP, encoded by the coding sequence ATGAGATGGGCGCTGATACGGGTCTCGCTCGCGGTCACCGCCATGGTGGTGCTCGCCTTCGCGGTGCCGCTCGGCCTGGTGGTCAGGGAACTGGCCAGGGACCGCGCGCTGACCAACGCCGAACGGCAGGCCGCCGCGGTGGCGCCGGCCCTGGCCATCACCACCGACCGCGCCGAACTCGCCCGGGCCGTCGCCACCGCCCAGGCCGGCGGCGAGAACCGGATCGCGCTGCGCATCCCGGCCACCGCGCACGCCGCGGCGGTCGATCTCGGCCGGCACCGCGCCCCGCGCTCCGCGCTCGACAGCGCGTCGGCGCACGGCGAGGCCGCGACCGTGCGGGTGCCCGGCGGGTACGCCCTGCTGCGGCCGACCGCGGTGCCCACCGGCACGATCGCGGTGGTCGAGGTGTTCGTGCCCGAGGCCGACGTCACCCGGGGCGTGGCCACCGCGTGGCTGGTGCTGGCCGCCGTCGGGGTCGGCCTGATGGCGGGGTCCGCGGTGGTCGCGGACCGGCTCGGCAGCCGGACGATCCGGCCCGCGGTCCGGCTGGCCGGCGCCGCCCGGCGGCTCGGCGAGGGCGACCTCGCGGTGCGGGTGCCGGAGGCGGGTCCGGACGAACTGCGGTCGGCGGCAGCCGCGTTCAACGCGATGGCCGACCAGGTCGTCCAACTCCTCGCCAACGAGAGGGAACTCGCCGCCGACCTCTCGCACCGGCTGCGCACCCCGCTGACCGTGCTGCGGCTCAACACCGCCTCGCTCGGCGGGAGTCCGGCCGCCGAGCACACCCGCGCGGCGGTCGCCCAACTCGAACGCGAGGTGGACCAGATCATCCGGACCGCCCGCGGTCACCGCTCCGGCGCCGGGGTGCCCGCCGGGTGCGACGCGGCCGAGGTGGTGCGCGAGCGGATGGCGTTCTGGTCGGCGCTCGCGGAGGACGAGAACCGCGAGGTGCGCACCGCGGGGGCCGACCGGCCGGTGCGGGTGCCGGTCGCCCGCGCGGACCTGGCCGCCGCGCTGGACGCGATGCTCGGGAACGTCTTCCGGCACACCCCCGAGGGCACGGCCCTCGCGGTCGACGTGCACGAGTTCGAGGGCGCGGTGATCCTGCTGGTCTCCGACGCCGGGCCGGGCGTCGCCGACCCGGCCGCCGCCCTGCGGCGCGGCCACGGCGCCGGCGGACCCGGGTCCACCGGGCTCGGCCTGGACATCGTGCGCCGGGTCGCCGAGTCCACCGGCGGCGACCTGGCGGTCGGCCGCAGCGTCCTGGGCGGCACCGAGGTCCGGGTCCGCCTCGCCCGCTCCCTCCCCGTCCCGGCCCCGCGCCCCACCCACCGCCGACCGTAG
- a CDS encoding TetR/AcrR family transcriptional regulator: protein MPVPPSAQPLRTPRRRAPRNTLNPDRILDAAITLLDRDGTEAFTMRALAERLGVAPMAIYSHFRGKDEISDAVAQRLLDTVELPGACGAHPDRELREVCLGVYRLFTEHPSALQLLTTRPTRGDDALAVIDRMLTLLRACGLPRQDAVRAHVALMQYTVGSALWSTRRTRAMCEEGARERAKAKLRALPPERYPALASLVPELLCAQDDAAAQYEWGLDRLLRGLLAGV, encoded by the coding sequence ATGCCGGTCCCCCCGTCCGCCCAGCCGCTGCGCACCCCACGGCGCCGCGCACCCCGCAACACGCTCAATCCCGATCGTATCCTCGATGCCGCCATCACTCTGCTCGATCGGGACGGCACCGAGGCCTTCACCATGCGCGCGCTCGCCGAACGGCTGGGCGTCGCCCCGATGGCGATCTACTCGCACTTCCGCGGCAAGGACGAGATCAGCGACGCCGTCGCCCAGCGGCTGCTGGACACGGTGGAGCTGCCGGGGGCCTGCGGCGCGCACCCGGACCGCGAGCTGCGCGAGGTCTGCCTCGGGGTCTACCGGCTGTTCACCGAGCACCCCTCCGCGCTCCAACTGCTGACCACCCGCCCCACCCGGGGCGACGACGCGCTCGCGGTGATCGACCGGATGCTCACGCTGCTGCGCGCGTGCGGGCTGCCCCGGCAGGACGCGGTCCGCGCCCACGTGGCGCTCATGCAGTACACGGTGGGCTCCGCGCTGTGGAGCACCCGGCGCACCCGCGCGATGTGCGAGGAGGGGGCGCGCGAGCGGGCGAAGGCCAAGCTGCGCGCCCTCCCGCCCGAGCGCTACCCCGCCCTGGCCTCCCTGGTTCCCGAGCTGCTGTGCGCGCAGGACGACGCGGCGGCGCAGTACGAATGGGGCCTGGACCGGCTGCTGCGAGGGCTGCTCGCCGGGGTCTGA
- a CDS encoding methyltransferase, with the protein MTTTPDTKSPQEPGKTPLDTAAGRPADHGTADGAASMRLREIVFGAACAASVRAAARLGLPDALGENPATAEELAAALEVGAEPLRRLLRALACYGVFAETADGRFTHTDMSRLLREDVPGSLHHIALWCTEPWTWDAWPRLDEAVRSGRDVFAGLYGKGFFEYLHADAAESARVFDRAMTSSSRQAARDLAAYVDLTGVRSVADIGGGQGLALAGLLEKEPALQGALLDLPDVVAHADPRLREGGALADRVRLVPGDCRAAIPVRADLYVLKNILEWDDASTRATLRNVVAAAEPGARVLVIENLVDESPSMRFTTAMDLLLLLNVGGAKHTRASMTALMAEAGLPVTAVRPINPHLHAFESRVA; encoded by the coding sequence ATGACCACCACACCGGACACGAAATCCCCACAGGAACCCGGGAAGACCCCCCTCGACACCGCGGCGGGACGCCCCGCCGACCACGGCACCGCGGACGGCGCCGCCTCGATGCGGCTGCGCGAGATCGTCTTCGGCGCCGCCTGCGCCGCGTCCGTACGCGCCGCCGCGCGCCTGGGACTTCCCGACGCGCTGGGCGAGAACCCCGCCACCGCCGAGGAGTTGGCGGCCGCCCTGGAGGTGGGGGCCGAGCCGCTGCGCCGCCTGCTGCGCGCCCTCGCCTGCTACGGGGTGTTCGCCGAGACCGCGGACGGCCGCTTCACGCACACCGACATGTCCCGGCTGCTGCGCGAGGACGTGCCCGGCAGCCTGCACCACATCGCGCTGTGGTGCACCGAACCGTGGACCTGGGACGCCTGGCCGCGCCTGGACGAGGCGGTCAGGTCCGGCCGTGACGTGTTCGCCGGCCTGTACGGCAAGGGCTTCTTCGAGTACCTGCACGCGGACGCGGCCGAGTCCGCCCGCGTCTTCGACCGCGCGATGACCTCCTCCAGCCGCCAGGCGGCCCGCGACCTGGCCGCGTACGTCGACCTCACCGGCGTCCGCAGCGTCGCCGACATCGGCGGCGGCCAGGGGCTCGCGCTGGCCGGCCTGCTGGAGAAGGAACCCGCCCTGCAGGGCGCCCTGCTGGACCTGCCCGACGTCGTCGCCCACGCCGACCCGCGGCTGCGCGAGGGTGGCGCGCTCGCCGACCGGGTCCGGCTGGTCCCCGGCGACTGCCGCGCCGCGATCCCGGTCCGGGCGGACCTCTACGTGCTGAAGAACATCCTGGAGTGGGACGACGCCAGCACCCGCGCGACCCTGCGCAACGTCGTGGCCGCCGCCGAGCCCGGCGCCCGGGTCCTGGTGATCGAGAACCTCGTCGACGAGAGCCCCTCCATGCGGTTCACCACCGCGATGGACCTGCTGCTCCTGCTCAACGTCGGCGGCGCGAAGCACACCAGGGCGAGCATGACCGCGCTCATGGCCGAGGCGGGCCTGCCGGTCACGGCGGTGCGCCCGATCAACCCCCACCTGCACGCGTTCGAGTCGCGGGTGGCCTGA
- a CDS encoding phosphatase PAP2 family protein, whose product MTITATAPRAAAYRGRLRWWTELPLIAVVYALYSGARLLVRGDVSGAVQHGADILHFEQIVHLDPEHWFNRLFTDHAFLGVPADFAYASLHYIVTPTVLVWLWRRRPTHYRTARTWLMLSTLIGLIGFTLLPTAPPRLLTGHHGFIDTMAQYGSYGWWGSDASAPRGMGDLTNQYAAMPSLHVGWSLWCGIMLFRYGRHWTVRTLGVIYPLMTAFVVMGTANHYLLDAAAGVAVMGVGFLLARPALRMVDALYARFGSGRAAADVAASGAASSQAPSTSSAPAPVAATSAASTTSTAEAVPDAKGSAAAQDGGVREAGRARSASAPSVPRQSPARGDRDDVRGEVDGDGGEAGAAPLPDGEPAGHN is encoded by the coding sequence ATGACGATCACTGCCACTGCGCCGCGCGCCGCTGCCTACCGCGGCAGGCTGCGCTGGTGGACCGAACTGCCGCTCATCGCCGTGGTCTACGCGCTGTACTCCGGAGCGCGGCTGCTGGTGCGCGGCGACGTGAGCGGCGCCGTGCAGCACGGCGCGGACATCCTGCACTTCGAGCAGATCGTGCACCTCGACCCGGAGCACTGGTTCAACCGGCTCTTCACCGACCACGCCTTCCTGGGCGTGCCGGCCGACTTCGCGTACGCGTCGCTGCACTACATCGTCACGCCCACGGTCCTGGTCTGGCTGTGGCGCCGCCGGCCCACCCACTACCGCACGGCCCGCACCTGGCTGATGCTGTCCACCCTGATCGGGCTGATCGGCTTCACCCTGCTGCCCACCGCGCCGCCCCGGCTGCTCACCGGCCACCACGGCTTCATCGACACCATGGCCCAGTACGGCTCCTACGGCTGGTGGGGCAGCGACGCGAGCGCGCCGCGCGGCATGGGCGACCTCACCAACCAGTACGCCGCGATGCCGAGCCTGCACGTGGGCTGGTCGCTGTGGTGCGGGATCATGCTCTTCCGCTACGGGCGGCACTGGACGGTGCGCACCCTCGGTGTGATCTACCCGCTGATGACCGCGTTCGTGGTGATGGGCACCGCCAACCACTACCTGCTGGACGCCGCCGCGGGCGTCGCGGTGATGGGGGTCGGCTTCCTGCTGGCCAGGCCGGCGCTGCGGATGGTGGACGCGCTGTACGCGCGGTTCGGCTCCGGGCGGGCGGCCGCGGACGTGGCGGCGTCCGGCGCGGCCTCCTCGCAGGCTCCCTCGACCTCTTCGGCGCCGGCTCCGGTCGCCGCCACGTCCGCCGCGTCCACCACGTCCACCGCGGAGGCCGTGCCGGACGCGAAGGGCTCCGCGGCTGCGCAGGACGGGGGCGTCCGGGAGGCGGGGCGCGCGCGGTCCGCGTCCGCGCCGTCGGTGCCGCGCCAGAGCCCGGCGCGCGGGGACCGCGACGACGTCCGCGGCGAGGTGGACGGCGACGGTGGCGAGGCGGGCGCCGCCCCGCTCCCCGACGGCGAGCCGGCCGGCCACAACTGA
- a CDS encoding response regulator transcription factor — MPTVLVVEDDHFVRSALIRHLTDAGHTVRSVGTALEALREVAQVGFDVVILDLGLPDLDGSEALKMLRGLSDVPVIVATARDDEAEIVRLLNAGADDYLVKPFSVEHLSARLGAVLRRARGGAAGEPAADARIRVGGLEIDARRRLALLDGGQLDLTRREFDLLAFLAARPGVVVPRRELLAEVWRQSYGDDQTIDVHLSWLRRKLGETAARPRYLHTLRGVGVKLEPPA; from the coding sequence ATGCCAACAGTCCTCGTCGTCGAAGACGACCACTTCGTGCGGTCCGCCCTCATCCGGCACCTCACCGACGCCGGGCACACCGTCCGCAGCGTCGGCACCGCGCTGGAAGCGCTGCGCGAGGTCGCACAGGTCGGCTTCGACGTGGTGATCCTCGACCTCGGGCTGCCCGACCTGGACGGCTCCGAGGCGTTGAAGATGCTCCGCGGCCTGAGCGACGTCCCGGTGATCGTGGCGACCGCCCGCGACGACGAGGCCGAGATCGTACGGCTGTTGAACGCGGGCGCCGACGACTACCTGGTGAAGCCGTTCTCCGTCGAGCACCTTTCCGCCCGGCTCGGCGCGGTGCTGCGACGGGCGCGGGGCGGGGCCGCGGGGGAGCCGGCCGCGGACGCGCGGATCAGGGTCGGCGGGCTGGAGATCGACGCGCGCCGCCGGCTGGCCCTGCTCGACGGCGGCCAACTCGACCTCACCCGGAGGGAGTTCGACCTGCTCGCCTTCCTCGCAGCCCGCCCGGGCGTGGTGGTCCCGCGCCGCGAACTGCTCGCCGAGGTGTGGCGGCAGTCCTACGGCGACGACCAGACCATCGACGTCCACCTGTCGTGGCTGCGCCGCAAGCTCGGCGAGACCGCGGCCCGCCCGCGCTACCTGCACACGCTGCGCGGGGTCGGCGTCAAGCTGGAGCCGCCGGCGTGA